Proteins encoded in a region of the Chitinispirillales bacterium genome:
- a CDS encoding VWA domain-containing protein — MCFGSPDFLWAYSLIPFFILLYILFSAMRSNFYRKFGETEVVYRLFPKEYFNFRPLKATIFIFAFSLLIFALARPRFGVKTEMVERKGIDIFIALDISKSMLAQDIAPNRITRAKYEISKLLDMFSGDRIGLIVFAGTSFTQMPLTLDYGAAKMFLESVNTDWISSQGTDLSGAIELARKSFVKSGVSKVLLIISDGEENQGDAVKSAKLAAQDGIIVHCVGVGSESGSPIPEQKNGNSVVYKKEKNGNIVLTRLNSKTLEEIAIAANGKYFFAGIDLNLQEIYKEISDMKKNDFGTAKQARFNEQYQLFLFIALILFLLEYFLPDAIVKKNEWTGRFS; from the coding sequence ATGTGTTTTGGTTCTCCCGATTTTTTATGGGCGTATTCGCTAATTCCGTTTTTTATTTTGCTGTATATTTTGTTTTCTGCAATGCGAAGTAATTTTTATAGAAAATTCGGCGAAACAGAGGTCGTCTATAGATTATTTCCGAAAGAATATTTTAATTTTCGTCCGCTTAAAGCGACGATTTTCATTTTTGCGTTCTCGCTTTTGATTTTTGCGCTCGCCCGTCCACGTTTCGGTGTGAAAACAGAAATGGTTGAGCGAAAGGGCATAGATATTTTTATAGCGCTGGATATTTCAAAAAGTATGCTTGCGCAAGACATCGCTCCGAACCGAATAACGCGGGCGAAATATGAAATTTCAAAATTGCTTGATATGTTTTCAGGCGACAGGATAGGACTTATAGTTTTTGCCGGAACGAGCTTTACGCAAATGCCGCTAACTTTGGATTACGGTGCGGCGAAAATGTTTTTGGAATCTGTAAATACCGATTGGATTAGTTCACAGGGAACAGATTTATCAGGCGCTATTGAGTTGGCGCGAAAATCGTTTGTAAAAAGCGGCGTTTCAAAAGTTTTATTAATAATTTCCGACGGAGAAGAGAATCAAGGCGACGCCGTGAAATCGGCAAAATTGGCTGCACAAGACGGGATTATTGTACATTGCGTAGGAGTAGGTTCGGAAAGCGGTTCGCCGATTCCAGAACAAAAGAATGGCAATTCGGTTGTTTACAAAAAGGAAAAAAACGGGAACATAGTTCTTACGCGCCTAAACTCCAAAACACTTGAAGAAATTGCGATTGCGGCTAACGGGAAGTATTTTTTTGCGGGGATCGACTTGAATTTGCAGGAAATTTACAAAGAAATAAGCGACATGAAAAAAAATGATTTTGGAACGGCAAAACAGGCGAGATTCAATGAACAGTATCAATTGTTTTTATTTATTGCTCTTATTTTGTTTTTACTGGAATATTTTTTACCGGATGCTATCGTCAAGAAAAACGAATGGACCGGAAGATTTTCGTGA